DNA sequence from the Salvia splendens isolate huo1 chromosome 19, SspV2, whole genome shotgun sequence genome:
AAGAATCAATCTTACACATGCATATGTAgctaaaattgagaaaaacgggGACCACAAAGACAAATAGTACATGATTCCCTTTAAAGCATATATATGAATAAGCGAACTATTGTCATAGGTGGTCAGAACATCTAGGACTTGTTTATATAATTCAACCATGAAAAAATCTTATTTATCAATTAGTATTGTGTATAAtccaaatcttcaaagcatATTCATATGGACTTAGTATCAGCCTTCCCCTTTCAGGTGAGATCAACCCAGCTAGGTAATAAACTCGAAACATATCACCAAATCAAAAGAAACAGACAATGATCAGACCCTATTTATTCACAGTAAGCTATACCCTTTATGAGATTTTCAGGGGTGGGAGCACATGGCAATCCAAATGATATGAATCCAAACATCAATTTGAGAGTGTTCTTTAGTAGTGTGTAGATAAACATGTCGTAGCAGGTTGCAATGTGAATTTAAACACCAATTTGATAGTGCATGTGTTTGTGAGTGTGTGTTTGTTAGCCCATACTTGTGTTATCCATTGTAGCGATTGAAAACTATCATTGATCGTGGCTGCATAAACTAAATACTTTGCAAATAATGATAAAACGTAAGGCAATTTCAGAGAATGGGCAAGCGATACCTCCGATACCTAATCCTGTGATGAAACCAAGATGACATTTCATCTCTAGACATTTGAAATCACCACGAGTGATCCCATCAACTACATCTCCTTCAACCCTCAATCTCGCATCATCCCTCTCAgcctcttcttctcccttcGAGCCATGGCCCGTTCCATCAACCATGCAGCATACATCACCTAGTACTATATAACCACCCTATTCTTGATTCTTGTTCTCATTTTTCAAGGTGAATCCAATATCACACTGAGGTTTAACAACCAGCCCCCTCAAGCATTTCCATAGCTCAGTTGCAAGAGGCCGATGGCCAGGTTCTAACCCCAGACATCTGCACAAAACATCCAGCAACGAAGCAAAATCCGATCCCAGTCTGCTCTTCAATAACGCAGAAACTTTCCCCATCCAGGCTAGGTACAAACCATCATAATCACAACCCTTTTCGTCTTTAACAGCATTAACCACAGAATGCAAGAAAGACTCCATTTCTTCCTCAAAAGAGCTTCCAACAAGAACGCAAACCAGTAAAGACGCAAGTGACCAAACATCTGAAACAGGACCGACTTTAGACACATTTCGCGAATCCAACTCAAACCCCGCCTTCACAAATAACTGCAACAACACCTCAGGACTAAGAAACACAGCGTTATGCTCCAAGAACATATCTTTGAAACCAAATTCCACATTCTTGCTCACTCTCCTACCGCTTTTCAAAACCTCGCTTAAGTCTACACACACCCGACCAAAATCATCGAAACCGAGACAATTCAAACTCAGGTAACCAACAGTTAGCCCCTCTAAATGCAAGCGCATCAAAATCTCACATATCTCTACACCAACCACTCCCCAAAACCTAATTTCATCAGCAATGAGCCTCTCCTCTTCATCCTTCCTTCTATTGAAAACACAATCAATAAAGCTAGACGAAGCAAGCTTCTGGCAAACAATGTACACGCTCCTATCCTCCTCATTACACCAAAACCCAAAGGCCTTCCCCAAACTACTCACTCTAAAACAAGCTTTAAAAACAACCCCCAATTTATCCCTCCCATCTTCTCCCATCCCCCACAAAAAAGTCAGAATTCTCGACTCATAGCTTGGCTTGATTATCTCAGAATCATCCTCACCCCCCATAAAAATCCCAACTTTAATCAGACCCACATGATCATTCTCGCTAAAAACACACCCCACCACACGATCACTCTCAAAACACCACAAAACCTTTCCATCCAGAGGCCTCCCACCAATCAAAATACAGTCTTTTGGGAGTATCCATCTCCCCCATCTGCAATAGAACTCGTAAGGCCACGGCTTCAAAACAGATGGAGAATAAACCGATTCTGCGCCTTTGAAATCCGGCGGAATTGGTGTCTTCTCCTCGAGGGGGCGGGTGCGCTGGAGGAGGGAGGAGAAGTAGAGGAGGTCGAGATTCTTGGGGAGCGAAGAGAGGGAATTGGGCAATTTGAGGAGGAGGGTGCAGACGGTGCAGCGGATGGTGTTAGGAAATGagtaattattttcatttattgtaaGAGGTCTCCATACTCCAATAACTCGTTACTCTTTGCATTCTATTGTCACGTTccactacttttttttatccatttttttcacaaaatcaaatatttattaaaacctGAATCAATTAATCGTGGATGTGTAGAGTATTATTGGAATCATGATTATTGTGAACTAGTGTTTTTTATAATAGAATCTAATGGATGAAATTGAAGGTGAATAATAAGAATATTTATGATTGGAAAAAAACCCACACCAACCCCTCCCAGAAGTAATCGCGAATCAACGGGAtaggatcctctgctgtgccaAAGAGCACAGCAGGAAATGATGTGGTTAAAACGCATAAAATTGTGCTTGAAACGCAGCAGCAGCTAAGGTATCTTTAGCAAATGTAGTATAAAATGTAAAAGGTGATCCCTTCCGGAGTGACATGTCCATCGAGATGAGAATGATAGAAAGTCAAGAGTGTTTGACTTAACTATCCGATTACTAAACAAGTTATATCCCTCCTTATTAAATgtgttattaatttattttggtaAGTATCAAGATAATTGGATCATTTTTAATAGACTAAAATTTTTCATTCACTGTAATTTCAAGTTGTGAGTGTTGCCAAACTCCcattgtactagtatatttttatcGAACCATAGGCTAAATGTAtaagtaattttttaattctaaACTTTCAAAGTCCACTTTTCTCTTAGTTTTCCTGAAAAGGTTTGATGgataattgtaaaaaaaatcaaagaaacgtATTTGCACCAAATCCAATGCATCTTAAAGactaaaggccaaaattggttaTGAACATATGATGATTTTAtgtttttggtcctaaacattatcttttgaattttgtggtcctgaacatatggaaatttgatcattttggtcctccgtcaacatttctgttaaaaactaacggtcaacgggttTAATCCTGATTTTAACCGaattaaacttttaattttaactttttttactccctaattaattccctaattatttttataaatattcttttaaaattagaattattctaattatttcccaaattaaaattagaattaattaTTACAATTATATATTACAATTATACTCCTACACTAAAACGACAACAAAgagaaaattatttattatcaattGAAGATATAAATAACAGTCGGTTCTCTAAATTAATATTACAGTTTATAGATTTAACTATAAACGCGTGAGTAATTTGGTAGAGAGGAGAaattatttatgtgattttaatAATAGGAAATATTAGGAAGATTAAATTTCCAATTAAGTAAATCTAATTATAGATTGCATTGTGATAGTTGTTTAGAAATTCAGACTTACAGCATTGAAACATTGTCTAGTTTTGATCTTAACTATGCAAAAACATGGATTTCCAAATGCAATCTGCAACAAAATAATAACCTCTCAGTTACATTACATGACTGAAATGCTTCTTGCTCAATTTGTAATGTGAATGGCTCCACATTACAAATTGTGATAGTTGTTTAGAAATTCAGACTTACAGCATTGAAACATTGTCTAGTTTTGATCTTAACTATGCAAAAACATGGATTTCCAAATGCAATCTGCAACAAAATAATAACCTCTCAGTTACATTACATGACTGAAATGCTTCTTGCTCAATTTGTAATGTGGAGCCATTGCTATCCGGCTGAGTTGATCTCTCTCGCATCCCTATGTTTCGCAATAAGTACAAAGGCAACTCATCAACTTTGCCTCTCTCGAATCCCTATGTAACGTATTAGCAAGCTAAAAAAAACCGTGGTTATCATGCTCTTTAGAAGTGGGACgtgaacttcttcttcttcttcaagtacCCAGTGAAAGAAAGTTAATATA
Encoded proteins:
- the LOC121780148 gene encoding uncharacterized protein LOC121780148, which encodes MEDKKTKASVSHVVLTIDASDAENMPKMLCHNDLKFAQLESFRIELILTFFHWGFERGKVDELPLYLLRNIGMRERSTQPDSNGSTLQIEQEAFQSCNVTERPLTINENNYSFPNTIRCTVCTLLLKLPNSLSSLPKNLDLLYFSSLLQRTRPLEEKTPIPPDFKGAESVYSPSVLKPWPYEFYCRWGRWILPKDCILIGGRPLDGKVLWCFESDRVVGCVFSENDHVGLIKVGIFMGGEDDSEIIKPSYESRILTFLWGMGEDGRDKLGVVFKACFRVSSLGKAFGFWCNEEDRSVYIVCQKLASSSFIDCVFNRRKDEEERLIADEIRFWGVVGVEICEILMRLHLEGLTVGYLSLNCLGFDDFGRVCVDLSEVLKSGRRVSKNVEFGFKDMFLEHNAVFLSPEVLLQLFVKAGFELDSRNVSKVGPVSDVWSLASLLVCVLVGSSFEEEMESFLHSVVNAVKDEKGCDYDGLYLAWMGKVSALLKSRLGSDFASLLDVLCRCLGLEPGHRPLATELWKCLRGLVVKPQCDIGFTLKNENKNQE